In Equus caballus isolate H_3958 breed thoroughbred chromosome 7, TB-T2T, whole genome shotgun sequence, one DNA window encodes the following:
- the OR52U1 gene encoding LOW QUALITY PROTEIN: olfactory receptor 52P1 (The sequence of the model RefSeq protein was modified relative to this genomic sequence to represent the inferred CDS: deleted 1 base in 1 codon; substituted 1 base at 1 genomic stop codon), translated as MGSGYPKVVSGEMQRHECALQELYAHVVTXLLFSGTSPGATMTACNATQGHPSSFILQGIPGMEDKHRWISIPFSSMYFITILGNCTLLFTISTERSLHKPMFLLLCMLALTDLGMSTTTIPKVLCIFWFGQSEISYEGCLVQLFFIHSISALQSAILMTMALDRYVAICEPLRYATILSNSRIGLIGLVSLVRATLFILPMPILLQQMPFHAEHVIPSTYCEHMAVVKMVCVDTTVNRIYGLVVALLVAGLDISAIASSYVLIIRAIMRLSSKEAHHKAVNTCTTHICVMLVSYTPSLFSFLTHRFGRGIPPHVHTILGSLYFIVPPMLNPIIYGVKTKEFRDKLAKYGCWRKELMTLAHGQKPV; from the exons ATGGGTTCTGGGTACCCAAAGGTAGTGAGTGGAGAGATGCAGCGCCATGAATGTGCCCTCCAAGAGCTGTAC GCTCATGTAGTTACTTAATTACTCTTCTCAGGTACTTCACCA GGTGCCACCATGACTGCTTGCAATGCCACCCAGGGCCATCCTTCTTCCTTTATTCTCCAAGGCATTCCTGGAATGGAGGACAAACACAGATGGATATCTATCCCCTTCTCTTCCATGTACTTCATCACCATCCTTGGGAACTGTACCCTCCTTTTCACCATCTCAACAGAGCGCTCACTGCATAAGCCCATGTTCCTGCTCCTCTGCATGTTGGCCCTCACAGACCTGGGCATGTCCACAACCACCATTCCCAAGGTGCTGTGCATCTTTTGGTTTGGCCAGAGTGAGATCAGTTATGAAGGCTGTCTGGTCCAGCTGTTCTTCATCCACTCCATCTCTGCTTTGCAGTCTGCCATCCTGATGACCATGGCCCTTGACCGTTATGTGGCCATTTGTGAGCCACTGCGCTACGCTACCATCCTTTCCAATAGTCGCATTGGGCTCATTGGCCTAGTGAGTTTAGTGAGAGCCACCCTGTTCATTCTCCCCATGCCCATCCTCCTTCAGCAGATGCCCTTTCATGCCGAACATGTCATCCCCAGCACCTACTGTGAGCATATGGCTGTGGTGAAGATGGTGTGTGTGGACACTACAGTCAACAGGATATATGGTCTAGTGGTGGCCTTGTTGGTTGCTGGGCTAGACATCTCAGCTATTGCCTCATCTTATGTGCTAATCATCCGGGCTATAATGCGGCTCTCTTCTAAGGAAGCCCACCACAAAGCAGTCAACACCTGCACCACACACATCTGTGTCATGCTTGTCTCTTATACTCCCTCACTATTCTCTTTTCTCACTCATCGCTTTGGCCGGGGAATTCCACCCCATGTCCACACCATTCTTGGCAGCCTCTACTTCATTGTACCTCCAATGCTCAATCCTATTATTTATGGAGTGAAAACCAAGGAGTTTAGGGACAAATTGGCCAAATATGGGTGCTGGAGAAAGGAGCTCATGACCCTTGCTCATGGTCAGAAACCTGTCTGA